One region of Chlorobiota bacterium genomic DNA includes:
- a CDS encoding cupin domain-containing protein, whose amino-acid sequence MITESCSTTPSFFLRSTAEVQQGRVDFHWGSMWWFGSREIGNTTGLTLGLMTMKPGATNDRHLHPNCEEVLYLQQGLLEHRIGEEVVRQQPGQVLTVPVNTPHSTTNIGEGEAELIIAFSSGARQFIPC is encoded by the coding sequence ATGATAACCGAATCCTGTTCCACAACTCCATCGTTCTTCCTCCGCTCCACTGCCGAAGTCCAGCAAGGGCGGGTGGATTTCCATTGGGGGAGCATGTGGTGGTTTGGCAGCCGTGAGATTGGCAACACCACCGGCCTAACGCTGGGGCTGATGACCATGAAACCGGGGGCCACAAACGACCGTCACCTCCACCCAAATTGCGAGGAGGTGCTGTACTTGCAGCAGGGATTGCTGGAGCACCGCATCGGGGAAGAAGTGGTGCGCCAGCAGCCGGGCCAGGTGCTTACGGTCCCTGTCAACACGCCACACAGCACCACCAACATCGGCGAAGGGGAGGCCGAGCTGATTATCGCGTTCTCATCCGGTGCGCGCCAGTTTATCCCCTGCTAA